The nucleotide sequence CAATTCCAGCTCGTCGTCGCCTATCTCCCCCATGTATCCAAAGAGGTGCGGGGCCAGAGGGCCGTAGACGTAGTTTCTTATCGGCAAGACCTCGAGCTCAAGCGCCGGGTAGCGGTGGATGCGCGAGATCAACGGCGCCATGTCGTCTTTCGGGAGGTCCCTCACGACAGTCAGGGGCCGATACTTCGGGTTCTTATCCTTCTCCCTCTTGAGATTGGTCTTAAGGATCCCCGCCTCTACGCCGGTGAGCTTCGATACATTAGCCAAGGCATCGTCGATATTCTCTACGTACTCCGTCGCCAGCTTTACGTCGAACGAGGGCCTGTTGTCCACTACCACACGTCCGTGACGATCGAAAAACATACCCCTCGGAGCCGGCACCTTGACGAACCTTATCCGGTTGTTCTCGCTCAATATGCGAAAGGTCTCCCCCATGTAAAGCTGGAGGTATGCGAGCCTCACACACAATCCCATAAAGAGGAGCACGGCGACAATCCCGATCAGGGTAACCTTGACCGACCGATGCGGATCAACCCTCTTTATGTCGTAATCGGACATCAAAAGGCCTCGTTAAAAACCCGACAAATGTTCCCGGCAAAAGTTCATATAAGCGGGATCTCCTCCTCCTCCCGCATGAACCTGGTAAAATAGTAGCCCCCCCGCTCCGGATCGATAAACTTGATTATTAAAAAGAGGGGGACCGACACGGCCGCTGTAAGGAGCGAAGAGAAAACGATATGGCGAAGTAATAAGTCGATCTCCCCCGCCGCGAATCGGCTCAGAAGAAAGACCGTGACAAGGATCGCGTTCAGGCTTAACGTAATCGCGGCCGTCGTCAGAAACATAATCAAGGGTCTATCCGCATAGATGAGACTCGAGATCACTCTCGCCGCCCCCATTGCGTAGAAGGCGCAGAAAAAACCCTGGCCTGTCGGGGCGCTGGAAGAAAGGTCGAAGAGGAGCCCCAGAACCGCCGTTATGAGAAAGCATAAGCCCGGAGACTTGTAGATTCCCACGTAGATGATGAAGATGAAGAACCACTCCACCCTGATCCCGAAGAGTTCCGGGACTACCCCCTGAACTACAACGGCTAAAAAGCCGAGGGGGATAAAGAGGATAAAGCCTACTATCCTTCTCCCCCTGCTCATCCTGACATATTTATCCGCTTTATTCATCTGGGGTTTCTATTTTCGACCTAATGATAATCAAGACCTCCTCGACGCTCTTGAGATCCACTTTAGGCGCCACCACAATATCCTGAAAGAGGCCGTACTTGGGCCTCTTCGCCTCCGCTATCCTTCCCACCAGAAGCCCCTTGGGGAATATATTTTCCATCCCGGATGTGACTACCACATCGCCCGGCTCTACTACGTTCTTTCTGTCCACAAACGATAGGTGAATAGTCCCGTCCGCGTAGCCCTCCAGCACACCCCTGGTGCGGTCATCCTGAAGGGTCACGGCTATTCGGCTCCTCCTGTCGTTAAGGAGCATGACGGTGGATGATTTGTCGGAGACGTTAAGGACGATCCCCACTATCCCGCTTACGGACATCACCGGAAGGTCCCTGACAACGCCGTTCTCTTTCCCCTTGTCGATTATTATCGCGCTGGAATAGGGGGCCGGGTCGCTTCCGATTACCCTTGCGGGCAGCAGCGTATAGGGCGCAATCATCGTGAATCCGAGCATCTCCTCGAGTCTTCGGTTATTCTTCTCGGTCTCGATGTATAGGGTCTTCAGGTTGTCGTACTTGGAGGAGATACGCTCGAGGTGTTTTTTCAGCTCCTCGTTTTCCTCCTTTAAGTCTTTCAAATGGATATAGTGATCCCAGACGGAACCGACCTTGTGAAAGAAGGAACCTATCAGTTCAAATACCGGCGAGGTTATCTCGAGAAACAGACCCCTCGATTTGCCGGCGTGGGATGTGTTGTGACCGAAGGCGATAAAGACAAAAAACGATGCAATAAGGAGTGCGATGCAGATCAGCGCTACCCTGTGCCGCCGAAGAAATTTATACATTGCTCTGTTTAAGCCCCACTATTTCCAGTTCAGACTGCATAAAAAGGCCGTCCTTCTCTATTTTAAGACGTTTATTGGCAACCATAATATAATCGGGATCGATTTCTATGCCGACGCTGTTCCTTCCGGCTTTCATGGCGGCCAACATGGAAGTACCGGAGCCGCAAAAGGGATCGAGGATTGTATCTTCCACAAAAGAGAACATCCTTACAACTCGATAAGCAAGCTCCACGGGAAAAGGCGCCGGATGCTTTCTTGTCGACTCCCCCGGTATGTTCCAGAACTGGCGAAACCACTGATGAAAATCCTCCTTCGATATTTTGCTCTCTTTCCGTTGTCTGTCTGTGGGTTTTCGGTATCCCCCGGGCTTTCTCTGCATTAAAATAAACTCTATGTCATTCTTTATGATTGCGTTAGGCTCATAAGGCTTACCTAAAAATTTCGTGCCGTTATTTGCCTCGAAAGAGGCGTTTGATATTTTATGCCATATAATTGGATTCAGGTTATCAAATCCGATCTTTCTGCAGATTACGGAGATATCCGAATGAAGAGGCACAACCACATGACGCCCGAAGGCGCGCCTCGACAAACAGACATCACCAACGACACAAACCAGTCTCCCCCCCGGGACAAGGACCCTGTAGCAATCCTCCCAGACCTTTGACAACTCGTCTAAAAAAGTCTCGTATTCCTCAATGTG is from Candidatus Zymogenus saltonus and encodes:
- the mreC gene encoding rod shape-determining protein MreC, with the protein product MYKFLRRHRVALICIALLIASFFVFIAFGHNTSHAGKSRGLFLEITSPVFELIGSFFHKVGSVWDHYIHLKDLKEENEELKKHLERISSKYDNLKTLYIETEKNNRRLEEMLGFTMIAPYTLLPARVIGSDPAPYSSAIIIDKGKENGVVRDLPVMSVSGIVGIVLNVSDKSSTVMLLNDRRSRIAVTLQDDRTRGVLEGYADGTIHLSFVDRKNVVEPGDVVVTSGMENIFPKGLLVGRIAEAKRPKYGLFQDIVVAPKVDLKSVEEVLIIIRSKIETPDE
- a CDS encoding site-specific DNA-methyltransferase, giving the protein MSFIENESVHLVVTSPPYWTLKRYNENPDQMGHIEEYETFLDELSKVWEDCYRVLVPGGRLVCVVGDVCLSRRAFGRHVVVPLHSDISVICRKIGFDNLNPIIWHKISNASFEANNGTKFLGKPYEPNAIIKNDIEFILMQRKPGGYRKPTDRQRKESKISKEDFHQWFRQFWNIPGESTRKHPAPFPVELAYRVVRMFSFVEDTILDPFCGSGTSMLAAMKAGRNSVGIEIDPDYIMVANKRLKIEKDGLFMQSELEIVGLKQSNV